One Burkholderia sp. 9120 DNA window includes the following coding sequences:
- a CDS encoding glycoside hydrolase family 31 protein, protein MRSLTNLKHPPRFSLSSHVDNHLVLTAQAPCRIELFVLAEDIIRVLVLPDGEINGPRSWAVAPGMDDVALEGRERRDVSGFTPPPFAVSDNAAQLVVETARIRLTVTLDGGFCAWDILHEGVWQRVMSDRKTQAYNFGWWDQRVYHYVERRKDEIYVGLGERAGSLDRANQSYEMRNIDAMGYSARSTDPLYKHIPFYVTWQPETSTGFGLFYDTLADCRFDMGRELDNYHGHYRHFVAEHGDLDYYFIASPGTPLHAVRRFTWMTGRPAWMPKWGLGYSGSTMSYTDAPDAQQRMGEFIAQCREHDVLCDSFHLSSGYTSIGAKRYVFNWNHEKFPDIDGFVQSYLDHGVRLCANIKPCLLQDHPAFEEAARDGLLIESRDGDPAWVQFWDEVGAYLDFTNPDTIDWWKSRVKDSLLKHGIAATWNDNNEFEIWSPDAIAHGFGHAYPAHQAKVLQTQLMMRASHDAQREHAPERRPFLVSRAGGVGMHRYVQTWSGDNYTSWETLRFNLKMGLGLAMSGVSNSGHDIGGFSGPAPGPELFARWVAFGIFLPRFSIHSWNDDGTVNEPWMHPEVTQQVAALIKLRYRLIPYLYELLWQLHSAYEPVLRPLFAEFPHDPRCLVDGDDMMLGSQMLVAPVVEAGQTTRDVYLPDGARWVSYWSGERFDGGQTVTLPAPFEQPVVLLREGCVIPLNVAEQHFGHAADERAFIAVPPVGAGIARGGCIEDDGESEAWRDGAQGRWHVTLTGDANTLQVAIEREGWMPQAQSQVRLFVPMSEARAIVCAASTHATLVADHTADGWRCVTISIPH, encoded by the coding sequence ATGCGTTCATTGACGAATCTGAAACATCCGCCGCGTTTTTCGCTGTCGTCTCATGTCGACAATCATCTTGTTCTGACGGCGCAGGCGCCATGCCGGATCGAGCTGTTCGTGCTCGCGGAAGACATCATCCGCGTGCTCGTGCTGCCGGACGGCGAGATAAACGGACCGCGCAGTTGGGCCGTCGCTCCCGGCATGGACGACGTCGCGCTCGAAGGCCGCGAGCGCCGCGACGTGAGCGGCTTCACGCCGCCGCCGTTCGCGGTGTCGGACAACGCCGCGCAGCTCGTGGTGGAAACCGCGCGCATTCGCCTGACCGTCACGCTCGACGGCGGCTTCTGCGCGTGGGACATCCTGCACGAGGGCGTGTGGCAGCGCGTGATGAGCGACCGCAAAACCCAGGCCTACAACTTCGGCTGGTGGGACCAGCGCGTTTATCACTACGTCGAGCGGCGCAAGGACGAGATTTACGTGGGCCTCGGCGAGCGGGCCGGCTCGCTCGACCGCGCGAACCAGAGCTACGAGATGCGCAATATCGACGCGATGGGCTACAGCGCGCGCAGCACCGACCCGCTCTACAAGCACATTCCGTTTTACGTGACGTGGCAGCCGGAGACGTCGACGGGATTCGGGTTGTTCTACGACACGCTCGCCGACTGCCGTTTCGACATGGGCCGCGAGCTCGACAATTATCACGGCCACTACCGGCACTTCGTCGCCGAGCACGGCGATCTCGACTACTACTTCATCGCGTCGCCCGGCACGCCGTTGCACGCGGTACGCCGCTTCACGTGGATGACCGGCCGGCCCGCGTGGATGCCGAAATGGGGCCTCGGCTATTCGGGCTCGACGATGAGCTACACCGACGCGCCCGACGCGCAGCAACGCATGGGCGAATTCATCGCGCAATGCCGCGAGCACGACGTGCTGTGCGATTCGTTTCATCTGTCGTCGGGCTATACGTCGATCGGCGCGAAGCGCTACGTGTTTAACTGGAATCACGAGAAGTTTCCCGACATCGACGGTTTCGTGCAGAGCTATCTCGACCATGGCGTGCGGCTGTGCGCGAACATCAAACCGTGTCTGCTGCAGGACCATCCGGCATTCGAGGAAGCCGCGCGCGACGGTCTGCTGATCGAATCGCGCGACGGCGATCCGGCATGGGTGCAGTTCTGGGACGAGGTCGGCGCCTACCTGGATTTCACGAATCCAGACACGATCGACTGGTGGAAGTCGCGCGTGAAAGACAGCCTGCTGAAACACGGCATCGCGGCGACGTGGAACGACAACAACGAATTCGAAATCTGGTCACCCGACGCGATCGCGCACGGCTTCGGCCACGCGTATCCGGCGCATCAGGCGAAGGTGCTGCAAACGCAACTGATGATGCGCGCGTCGCACGACGCGCAGCGCGAACACGCGCCCGAGCGGCGGCCGTTTCTCGTGTCGCGCGCGGGCGGCGTCGGCATGCATCGTTATGTGCAGACGTGGTCGGGCGACAACTACACGTCGTGGGAAACGCTGCGCTTCAATCTGAAGATGGGCCTCGGCCTCGCGATGTCCGGCGTATCGAACAGCGGCCACGATATCGGCGGCTTCTCGGGCCCCGCGCCGGGTCCGGAGTTGTTCGCGCGCTGGGTCGCGTTCGGCATTTTCCTGCCGCGCTTCAGCATTCATTCGTGGAACGACGACGGCACCGTCAACGAACCGTGGATGCATCCCGAAGTCACGCAGCAGGTCGCCGCGCTGATCAAACTGCGCTATCGCCTGATTCCGTACCTGTACGAATTGTTGTGGCAATTGCATAGCGCGTACGAACCGGTGCTGCGACCGTTGTTCGCCGAGTTTCCGCACGATCCGCGCTGTCTGGTTGACGGCGACGACATGATGCTCGGCTCGCAGATGCTGGTCGCTCCGGTGGTCGAAGCCGGCCAGACCACACGCGACGTGTATCTCCCCGACGGCGCGCGATGGGTGTCGTACTGGAGCGGCGAACGCTTCGACGGCGGCCAGACGGTCACGCTGCCCGCGCCGTTCGAGCAACCGGTGGTGCTGCTGCGCGAAGGCTGTGTGATTCCGCTGAACGTCGCGGAACAGCACTTCGGCCACGCTGCCGACGAACGCGCGTTTATCGCCGTGCCGCCCGTCGGCGCCGGCATCGCGCGCGGCGGCTGCATCGAGGACGACGGCGAAAGCGAAGCATGGCGCGACGGCGCGCAAGGCCGCTGGCACGTCACGCTAACCGGTGACGCGAACACGCTGCAGGTGGCGATCGAACGCGAGGGGTGGATGCCGCAAGCGCAGTCGCAAGTCCGCCTGTTTGTGCCGATGAGCGAAGCGCGCGCGATCGTCTGCGCCGCGTCGACCCACGCGACGCTCGTGGCCGATCACACGGCGGACGGTTGGCGCTGCGTGACGATTTCGATCCCGCACTGA
- a CDS encoding porin, with translation MKSLKHPRTRALALSCLPIAGALLSAGASAQSSVTLYGVVDNAFAYSSNQRGHSNFYMSQGNLQASKFGLLGSEDLGAGTKAIFRLESGFNSLTGAQSSAGYMFNRQAYVGLSNDRYGTVTLGRQYTPYFQMVGALGPTGVLTGATGAHPGDLDALDTTLRLNNSVTYLSPTLAGLQFSAQYGLGGVPGSVANGSQFSAAIRYDYQPFAVAAGYVKLKDIATSGALGTFADNSPVNSGYATARSSQLFAAAARYTLKDLMIGINYSNVQYAPGSGSLFTGEAVFNTYGVISTYRIAPAVTIGAGYSYTSASKSNGMSDPARYHQISLEQTYNLSTRTTIYALEAYQHAQGKTLIAAGTTGTTITNAVAVVGDSQNTTPSSGPSQFVGMVGLRHAF, from the coding sequence ATGAAGTCACTCAAGCACCCGCGCACCCGCGCCCTCGCCCTCTCGTGCCTGCCGATAGCCGGCGCCCTGCTGTCGGCCGGCGCGTCGGCGCAAAGCAGCGTGACGCTGTACGGTGTCGTCGATAATGCGTTCGCCTATTCGAGCAACCAGCGCGGCCACTCGAACTTCTATATGAGCCAGGGCAATCTGCAGGCGAGCAAGTTCGGCCTGCTCGGTTCGGAAGATCTCGGCGCCGGCACCAAGGCGATTTTCCGGCTGGAAAGCGGCTTCAATTCACTGACGGGCGCGCAGAGCAGCGCGGGCTATATGTTCAATCGACAAGCGTACGTCGGTCTCAGCAACGACCGCTACGGGACGGTGACGCTCGGCCGCCAGTACACGCCTTACTTCCAGATGGTCGGCGCACTCGGACCGACCGGCGTGCTGACCGGTGCGACCGGCGCACACCCCGGCGACCTCGACGCGCTCGACACCACGCTGCGCCTGAACAACTCGGTCACCTATCTGTCGCCGACACTCGCGGGCCTGCAGTTCAGCGCGCAATACGGACTGGGTGGCGTGCCGGGCAGCGTCGCCAACGGCAGTCAATTCAGCGCGGCGATTCGCTACGACTACCAGCCCTTCGCGGTGGCAGCGGGCTACGTGAAGCTGAAGGACATTGCGACGAGCGGCGCGCTCGGCACCTTCGCCGATAACTCGCCCGTGAATAGCGGCTACGCGACGGCGCGCAGTTCGCAACTGTTCGCCGCAGCGGCACGCTATACGCTCAAAGACCTGATGATCGGGATCAACTACTCGAACGTGCAATACGCGCCGGGCTCGGGTTCACTGTTCACCGGCGAGGCCGTGTTCAACACGTATGGCGTGATTTCGACTTACCGGATCGCGCCGGCGGTGACGATCGGCGCGGGGTATAGCTACACGAGCGCCAGCAAGTCGAACGGCATGAGCGACCCGGCGCGCTATCACCAGATTTCGCTGGAGCAGACGTATAACCTGTCGACGCGCACCACGATCTACGCGCTGGAGGCGTATCAGCACGCGCAGGGCAAGACGCTGATCGCGGCCGGCACCACGGGCACGACGATCACCAATGCGGTGGCGGTGGTAGGCGATTCGCAGAATACGACGCCGTCGTCCGGGCCTTCGCAGTTTGTCGGGATGGTGGGCTTGCGGCACGCGTTCTGA
- a CDS encoding PDZ domain-containing protein yields MRLVRLALLGLGGAVAGSAFAYQAPRTQVFPLSIVDNRPFIAATVDEKGPFSFILDTGSSSSTVSTALAAQLKLVPTGAGTGTGAGEQQLSFRIVHLNDLSVGSFSVGALDIPTMDTSPLNRVIGFQHVDGVLGAEIFHKGVLTLDAAQGQLTIQDEDQFRPAADAIPIPFSLDENDMPVVKASVAGIAAKFQIDTGDRFSLTLFGDFWRAHRLDQQMGATVEAMTGYGGGGPIRGRVGRSASFAIGDLAVPAPVTRLSLQKAGAFTRADRAGSIGMGILKRFTVSFDYGRRVMWLSKSAVFDAPDLYDRSGMWLGLAQPRGLRVMDVTENGPAAKAGIRVGDVIVKVGGLPAGAATLFTIRAMLQQPRRLTVPIFVSRTGGDQPISLVLQDLIPPWQRNP; encoded by the coding sequence ATGCGTCTCGTACGTTTGGCGCTGCTTGGGTTAGGTGGCGCTGTCGCCGGTTCTGCATTCGCCTACCAGGCTCCTCGAACCCAGGTGTTTCCGCTTTCGATCGTCGATAACCGCCCCTTCATCGCGGCGACGGTCGATGAAAAAGGCCCGTTCTCTTTCATCCTGGATACGGGATCGTCCAGTTCGACCGTCAGTACCGCGCTGGCGGCACAACTGAAGCTTGTCCCCACGGGTGCCGGGACAGGAACGGGTGCCGGCGAGCAACAACTCTCGTTCAGGATCGTTCACCTGAACGATCTGAGCGTGGGTTCGTTCTCAGTCGGCGCGTTGGACATCCCGACGATGGACACGTCCCCACTTAACCGCGTCATTGGATTTCAGCATGTCGACGGTGTGCTCGGGGCGGAAATATTCCACAAAGGCGTCCTGACGCTGGATGCCGCGCAAGGCCAGTTGACCATTCAGGACGAGGATCAATTCAGGCCGGCAGCGGATGCGATCCCGATTCCGTTTTCTCTGGACGAGAACGATATGCCTGTCGTCAAAGCCTCGGTCGCGGGTATAGCCGCCAAGTTTCAGATCGATACCGGTGACCGGTTCAGTCTGACGCTGTTCGGTGACTTCTGGCGGGCGCATCGCCTGGACCAGCAAATGGGGGCGACCGTCGAAGCCATGACCGGCTACGGCGGTGGCGGGCCGATCCGCGGGAGGGTCGGGCGCTCAGCGAGCTTTGCGATCGGCGATCTTGCCGTGCCGGCACCTGTCACGCGCCTCTCGCTTCAGAAGGCCGGTGCTTTTACCCGGGCCGATCGGGCAGGGAGCATCGGCATGGGAATCCTGAAGCGATTTACGGTCTCTTTCGATTATGGTCGTCGCGTGATGTGGCTGTCGAAGAGTGCCGTATTCGATGCGCCCGATCTTTATGATCGAAGCGGCATGTGGTTAGGTCTCGCTCAACCACGAGGGCTTCGGGTCATGGATGTGACGGAGAATGGACCCGCGGCAAAAGCAGGGATCCGGGTCGGTGACGTCATTGTCAAAGTGGGCGGTCTTCCCGCCGGGGCCGCGACCTTATTCACGATACGAGCCATGCTTCAACAGCCGCGCAGGTTGACGGTTCCGATCTTCGTGAGCAGAACGGGCGGCGATCAGCCGATCAGTCTCGTCCTTCAGGATCTGATACCGCCCTGGCAGCGTAACCCGTAG